A stretch of Pogona vitticeps strain Pit_001003342236 chromosome 5, PviZW2.1, whole genome shotgun sequence DNA encodes these proteins:
- the DCK gene encoding deoxycytidine kinase isoform X2, producing MATPPKRPRAESGIKKIAIEGNIAAGKSTFVSILKEASKDWEVVPEPVERWCNVQTCQDVCEELTASQKSGGNLLQMMYEKPERWAFTFQAYACLSRIRAQLNSLEGKLKEAENPVVFFERSVYSDRYIFASSLYESDCMNETEWTIYQDWHNWMNQQFGPHLELDGIIYLRATPEKCLNRVYVRGRDEEQSIPIEYLEKLHYKHESWLQHKTLRTDFEYLQEIPILTLDVNEDFKGSKDKQENMIEKVKEFLSTLQPFKKAH from the exons ATGGCAACTCCCCCTAAGCGGCCCCGGGCCGAGAGCGGCATCAAGAAAATCGCTATCGAAGGCAATATCG CTGCAGGAAAGTCTACTTTTGTCAGTATTCTCAAAGAAGCCAGCAAAGACTGGGAAGTTGTTCCAGAACCAGTCGAAAGATGGTGCAATGTTCAGACCTGCCAGGATGTCTGTGAG gaGCTGACAGCTTCGCAGAAGAGTGGTGGCAACTTACTCCAGATGATGTACGAGAAGCCAGAAAGATGGGCCTTCACTTTCCAGGCTTATGCCTGTCTGAGCAGAATTCGAGCTCAGCTCAACTCTCTGGAGGGGAAGCTCAAAGAAGCTGAGAATCCTGTAGTCTTCTTTGAGAGATCTGTTTACAGTGACAG GTATATTTTTGCATCTAGTCTGTATGAGTCTGATTGTATGAACGAAACTGAGTGGACTATTTACCAAGATTGGCACAATTGGATGAATCAACAGTTTGGACCACATCTTGAACTGGATGGCATTATTTATCTCCGAGCTACTCCTGAG AAATGCTTGAATAGGGTTTATGTGCGTGGAAGGGATGAAGAACAATCCATTCCTATCGAGTATCTGGAAAAACTTCATTACAAACATGAAAGCTGGCTTCAGCACAAAACATTACG AACGGATTTTGAATATTTGCAAGAGATACCGATTCTAACACTAGATGTGAATGAAGACTTCAAAGGCAGCAAAGACAAGCAGGAAAATATGATTGAAAAG GTCAAAGAATTTTTGAGCACTTTACAGCCTTTCAAGAAAGCACACTGA
- the DCK gene encoding deoxycytidine kinase isoform X1 — MPRVSLFSFRDTHLVSVVFFRQGEDLMQLYLNLKLSRLPGPAVTMATPPKRPRAESGIKKIAIEGNIAAGKSTFVSILKEASKDWEVVPEPVERWCNVQTCQDVCEELTASQKSGGNLLQMMYEKPERWAFTFQAYACLSRIRAQLNSLEGKLKEAENPVVFFERSVYSDRYIFASSLYESDCMNETEWTIYQDWHNWMNQQFGPHLELDGIIYLRATPEKCLNRVYVRGRDEEQSIPIEYLEKLHYKHESWLQHKTLRTDFEYLQEIPILTLDVNEDFKGSKDKQENMIEKVKEFLSTLQPFKKAH; from the exons ATGCCAAGAGTCTCTTTGTTCTCCTTCAGAGACACACACCTTGTGTCTGTTGTATTTTTCAGGCAGGGTGAAGATCTGATGCAGCTGTATCTTAATCTCAAACTCTCT CGGCTGCCCGGTCCGGCGGTAACCATGGCAACTCCCCCTAAGCGGCCCCGGGCCGAGAGCGGCATCAAGAAAATCGCTATCGAAGGCAATATCG CTGCAGGAAAGTCTACTTTTGTCAGTATTCTCAAAGAAGCCAGCAAAGACTGGGAAGTTGTTCCAGAACCAGTCGAAAGATGGTGCAATGTTCAGACCTGCCAGGATGTCTGTGAG gaGCTGACAGCTTCGCAGAAGAGTGGTGGCAACTTACTCCAGATGATGTACGAGAAGCCAGAAAGATGGGCCTTCACTTTCCAGGCTTATGCCTGTCTGAGCAGAATTCGAGCTCAGCTCAACTCTCTGGAGGGGAAGCTCAAAGAAGCTGAGAATCCTGTAGTCTTCTTTGAGAGATCTGTTTACAGTGACAG GTATATTTTTGCATCTAGTCTGTATGAGTCTGATTGTATGAACGAAACTGAGTGGACTATTTACCAAGATTGGCACAATTGGATGAATCAACAGTTTGGACCACATCTTGAACTGGATGGCATTATTTATCTCCGAGCTACTCCTGAG AAATGCTTGAATAGGGTTTATGTGCGTGGAAGGGATGAAGAACAATCCATTCCTATCGAGTATCTGGAAAAACTTCATTACAAACATGAAAGCTGGCTTCAGCACAAAACATTACG AACGGATTTTGAATATTTGCAAGAGATACCGATTCTAACACTAGATGTGAATGAAGACTTCAAAGGCAGCAAAGACAAGCAGGAAAATATGATTGAAAAG GTCAAAGAATTTTTGAGCACTTTACAGCCTTTCAAGAAAGCACACTGA